The Synechococcus sp. UW69 DNA segment ATAGGCATAGAGATAGTTGATCGCCGCAAAGCTGAAGAGCTGCAACCACACCGCAAAAGGAGGTGCATCTTCCCTTTGCTTCATCACCACGTTCAGACTGAAAACCACCAGGACGCCCAAGAGGGCAATCAGGAACAGCAAAGCCTCCACCAGAGGTGTCGGCACGTAATCGATGAGACCCCGAGCGTCCGAAAGTTCAGATCCCCCCGTTGCCAACTCCGGCAGGAGATGGAGAAACACATAGGCCAAGCCAGCCCCACCTCCAACCGACGCCCAGCGTTGCTGATGCTGCTCTGGACGCGAGAAGACCAAACTGGCCAGCCAATGACAACTGCCGATCGCCAGCACACAGAAAAAAGCGACCCCCCAGACCACTGAACGGAATCAGTTGCTCAAAGTCTGATCAGCAGCGGCCGAACCAGCATCACTTCGCCGAGGAACTCCAATCGGCAGAGCGAAACGACACATTGGCACCACCACTCCGTTTTAAGTCGTGCATGCCTTCCAACTGGTTGTACACCGACAGAAGCTGCCGCCGCATGTGATCGGTGTGGGGCAGATCAGCGATCAAACGCAGCACATCTTCCAGGGATCGCTTGGCGTCGATCACCAAACGACAATCAGGGCTGCCAGGTTCATCGCGCATCAGATCGGAAGCGAATAATTCCATTCAGCAGAAAATTCCGGCATTCGGGTGTCTGAATCCCTACCAATGCAGCGATATTCAGCAGAAATTCAGGGTTCACCACCACCTTCCCGTTCCATCACATCCCAAGGACGCTCGAGCGGAGGTTGCGCTGACCAGACCCCAAGCTCTGCAGAGGCCGCCTCCGTTTCAAGAACGGAATAATCGAGATCATCACAACGTCCAAGGAAGCCATCCCAGGCAACAACCGCACCTTGACGAATCAAGGCAGCACCGAGATCTTCCCCATCGATCAGGAGGCGTCCCACCAGGCGTCCGTACACATCGCGTGAGCGGAGCTCAAACAAAGCTTGGTCTCCGACCTTCACTAAGGCACTGATGGCCACCGATGCACGCGTTGCCCATGGCGTCTGACTCCGTCGCGGAGCCTGGAGACAAGCCAGCCGAACCGCTCTCCCCTGACCATCCAACTCAACCAGCAGCTGCTGCGCGTTGCTGATGCTCAACACCCGAACCGGCTGCAACTCTGCGCGACTCGAAAGCGGCAGAGCCAAAGCCATCAACAGTGCTGCAGCAATCCTCTTCATCCTGGGGCATTTCGCACAGCCGGCAGTCTGAGGCTGCTGACCCATGACAACAACACCAGCAGTGACGATGCCCAGAGGCAGGCCTGCATGCCAGCGGCCTCCGTCTTCCCGAGCATGAACACCGCTCCAGAGAGCATGGTTCCCACCAGGCGCCCAGCAGCATTGGCCATGTAATAGAAGCCCACGTTGAGGCTGACACTCTCCGCATCGGTGTAGGCCAGCACCATGTAGGAGTGGATGGACGAATTCATCGCGAACACCACACCGAAGGCGGCAAGGCCGGCGGTGATAGCAACCGCCACATCAACCTCTCGCCAAAGCGCAACAGCAATCAGAGCCGGGATCGCCGTCAAAAGCGCACTCCAGAACTGCACGGCGGACACGCCAGGCGGAGCGGTCTGACCCCAGAGTTTTCGTAGACCAGGAGCTGTTCCCTGGACGATGCCGTAACCGATCACCCAAAGGCCAAGGAAGCCACCGATCTCCCAGAAGCTCCACCCCAAGGAAGCCTCCAGAAACACCGGTAAGGCCACCACGAACCAGACATCACGGGCACCGAACAGAAAGAAGCGCGCCAAAGACAGCACATTGATGCCCTGGGATTTGGAGAACAGGGCTGCAAACGCTGGTTTTGACTTCATCTTTCCGATCTCCCCCGGCAGCACCAGGGTCAGCAGGAAGGCGAGGGCAAGGCCCGCGGCCATCCAGCCCACGGCGGCGTTGAAGCCAAAAGCGGTGAGCAACACCCCACCCAGAAAAAAGCCCACACCCTTGAGAGCATTCTTCGATCCCGTCAGGATCGCCACCCATTTGAACAGCTTTTGTTGCCCCTGCTGTTCATCCTCTGGGGTTTCGGGCACCACAGTCTTGATGGCACTTTTGGCGCTCATCTTGTTGAGATCTTTGGCGATGCCACTGATCGCCTGAGCCACCATCACGTAAACCACGCTCAACAGCTTCGGCCACCCAGCTGTGACGGGAATCAACATCAGCAGTGCAAGGATCTGGAGCAGCGTGCCCATCCAGAGGGTTAGCCGAAGCCCATAGCGGGCACCAATCCAACCGCCGTACAGGTTGGTGACCACCCCAAAGAATTCATAAAAGAGGAACAGAGCGGCGATCTCGAGGGTGGTGTAGCCGAGCTGGTGGAAATGGAACACCACCAACATCCGCAGGGCACCGTCGGTGAGCGTGAAGGCCCAATAGTTGGCGGTGACGATGCCGTATTGCTGCAGCGGCGAGAGCTTCATGACTCGCGTTCCACCACATGACAGGTGAGGTCGGCCATGCGGCAGCTGTAGCCCCATTCGTTGTCGTACCAGGCGAACACTTTCAGCTGGTTGTCATCCACCACCATCGTCGAGAGGGCATCGACGATCGAGCTGCGGTTGTCGTTGGTGTAGTCGCAAGACACCAACGGGCGTTCCTCGTAGCCGAGGATTCCGTGCAGCGGACCATCGGCTGCAGCTTTGAAAGCAGCATTCACCTGCTCCACCGTGACGTTCTGCTTGAGCTCGAACACCGCGTCAGTGAGGGAACCATTCAGCAGGGGAACGCGCACGGCATGGCCATTGAGCTTGCCCATGAGCTCGGGGAAGATCATGGCGATCGCCTTGGCCGACCCGGTGGTGGTGGGGATCAGTGAGGTCAGTCCGGAACGTGCCCGGCGCAGATCACTTTTGAAGGAGTCGATCGGCACCTGGGTGTTGGTGATGTCATGAATGGTGGTGATCAGTCCGTGCTCGATCCCAAAGTTTTCGTGCACCACCTTCACCACCGGCGCCAGGCAGTTGGTGGTGCAGGAGGCCGCCGTCACCAATTTGTGCCGCGCTGGCTCATACAGCTGATGATTAATGCCATAAACAATGTTGAGCGCCTCCTCACCGGCAACAACACCCTTCACCGGACAGGCCACCACCACACGCTTCAGGCCCACCTGCTCGAAGTAGGGGTTGAGGGTCTCCGGCGTCTTGATCTTTCCGCTGGCCTCCAGCACCATCTCCACACCCCGATCGATCCAAGGCACAGCCGTGGGATCTTTTTCGCTGGACCAGGTGAGCTCGGATCCCTCCACAGTGAAACCATCGGCACTGCTGGCGATCCCCCGATCCCAACGACCATGGACGGAATCGAACTCCAGCAGGTGAGCCGCCGTTGCAGCGTCACCAGCGGGATCATTGACATGCACCAGTTCAATGCCAGGCCGACCCCAGAGAGCCCGAAACACCAGACGACCAATCCGTCCAAACCCGTTGATACCGATGCGCATAGCAACCCCACTGATCAATCAAATTATGTTGATCAAAACAGATCGGTGGATGCTGCTCCTGTGATGCAGAACACCCTTAATGTCGAGCAGTCGAGGCAGATGCTCAAAGCACTGGCCGACCCCATCCGCCTCAAGGTGATTCATGCACTGGCGCTGGGGGAACGATGCGTCTGTGATTTAACGGGGGATCTCAATCTCCCCCAGTCCAAACTCTCCTTTCACCTCAGGGTGCTTCGCGAAGCAGGGCTACTGACCGATCGGCAAAGCGGTCGCTGGATTTACTACCGGCTGCAACCGAATGCCCTCGCAGCGCTGGAGGCCTGGCTAGCCGATCTGCGCCTCCACTGCAGCCAAGACGCTGTCCCCTGTCAGGAATAACGATGGACCAACGGCTTTTTTTTCCGGCAACGGAACGCAATCGCAGGCCCATCGGGGATCTGCTGAGCCAGCTGCTGCCCGCTGCAGGAGCTGTGCTGGAACTGGCCAGCGGGAGTGGAGAACATGCCGTCTGCTTTCAACAGCGGTTCACGAATCTGCTCTGGCAGGCCAGCGATCCGGATCCAGACCATCGCGCCAGCATCGACGCCTGGATCCGCCACCAAGGCCTGAGCAATGTCATGCCAGCAGCCCTCAATCTTGATGTTGAGGAACGACCCTGGCCCCTCCCCCAAACCATTGGAGCGTCACTGAACGCTGTGGTTTGCATCAACCTGCTGCACATCAGTCCAGCCAACTGCACCAATGCGGTGCTCGAAGAATCTGCCGTGCTGCTGCCCAGCGGCGCCCCACTGATCATCTACGGCCCCTTCATGCGCAATGGCGCCCACACGAGCGCGAGCAATGCCGCCTTCGACAGATCGCTAAGGGAGCGGAACAACCAGTGGGGGTTGAGAGAGGTGAGCTTGGTCACGTCTCTTGCCGCCAGCGCTGGGTTCAAAACCGACGACGTGGTGCCCATGCCCGCCAACAACCTGACTCTGGTGCTTCGCCGCCGTTGAGCGAAGAGGTTCTTGCCAGCTCTCACCAGGCACTCCACAATTCAGCCTTAACAACGGCGGAAGGCATGGGTCTTGGTGAGCTCTTGATAAAAATCCTGATCGGCATCGCTGCCACCCTGGTCCTGTCCTTTCTGTGCAGGAAAATCTTTCCTCGCTTCACCAAGAGAAGCAAAACCAACTTCGACGACTTTGTCCTAAATGCCCTTGCGGATTCAATCATTCCGTTCGGAATTGTCGTCGTCCTGATCCTCACGCAAAAAGAACTTGGGCTGCCCATCAACGTTGAGCGTGCCTACGACACAGCACTAAGACTTGTTGGAACAATCGTTCTGATCAGGTTTGTCAACCGTGTCGGCGCTCGCTTTCTGACGGGGGTCGCCCGACGTTCAGGTGCAGAAGATCTTGAGCATTTATTTCAAAGTCTTCTCCCACTACTAAGAGCAGTGATCTGGGGCATCGGCACCCTGGTGCTGCTGCAGAGCCTCGGTGTAAAGATGACCGTGATCTGGGGCTTGTTAAGCGCCGGCGGTATCGGCATTGGCTTGGCCTTGAAAGAGCCGGCCCAGGAATTGTTTGCCTACATGATGATTCTTCTGGATAAGCCATTCACCGTTGGTCAATTCATCTCGGTGGGCTCAACATCAGCAACAGTGGAAAGAATCGGTGTTCGCTCCACCCATCTGCGAAGCCTGCGTGGCGAACAAGTGGTGATGAGCAACTCAACCCTCACAGGCTCAACCATCCTTAATTTCGCCGAAATGGCGCAACGCCGCATGATCTATTCGATTGGCGTCACCTACGACACAACTGTCGATCAGATGAAGTCCATCCCAACCATGATTCAAACCATCATCGATTCTCAGAAGCACAGCACCTTCAATCGCTGTCACTTCACCGAATTTGCTGATTCAAGTCTGAATTTTGAGCTTGTTTATTACATCGACACCCGAGATTTCACCGTTGCATTAAATGATCAGCAAGCGATCAACCTCGCAATCATGGATGCTTTTGCCCGAGCAGGCATTGAATTTGCCTTCCCAAGCCAAACGCTCTACTTAGAGGGAGATTCACTCACTGGCAAAGCGTCTTGATGGGTCGGGGCTGCCGAACGCCAGACAACACCACCAATCAACAAGGCCAACGCAGCCACAGCCGCCGTGAAAGGAATCAAGCGACGCTGATCCGCACTTGTTCCGAGAGTGATCTGCTGGGAGATGTTGTCGCGCCGCGACGCCAAAAATGATTCCTGACGACAGCTGGTGCAGACCGTGTTGGAAATGCCTGCATTTTTCAACTTGAAGCCGTAACGGCCTGGGATCTCAACAGGTGTTCCGCAGCTGGAACAGGGGAGAGAAAAAACAGCCATCGGGAATCTGCCCTCTCCACAGGTCTATCACCACGATTTCATTCCAGAGGGATGGCCCCATGGGCGCAGACAGCGCCCCAACAGAGACTGCGATCCGCCGTCCAGGAGGGTTGCACCTGCAGCCACGCCTGGTTCTGACCAACCCGCATCATCATCTGACCAGTTCCGTCATGGACGAATTCGACGCGCTGCTGATCCCAGGTCAACACCCAGCGCTGTCCAGGAGTCGCGGCGACCATGCGGCATGGACTCCAGGCCTGCTCTCCGATCCGGCAGCGCATCGATGCCGCTGCAACGGACGTGCCGCCGACTGAACTACCGATTATCAGTAGAGCAGCTGTCCAGAGCTTGATGTGAAACACAGACACTCGCTGGGCAGCACGCTGGCGAAAGGACTCCTCCTCACCATGCGAACGGGCGACTGTCACGCCCGTGGGGGGCACCAGATCTCTTCAGGGTTTGGTGTCTGTCAGGATTCGATCAGACCAGTTGCTGATCGTGCCGCGTTTTCAAGCCCGCGTCCTTGTGCGTCTGCGCCCCTCTGTGCTCGATCCAGCCGGAGAAGCCGCGCGTGGTGCCGCTGAACGTCTTGGGGTGGAAGGCCTCAGCAAATTGCGGATCGGAAAAGCCGTGGAAATAGAGATAGAGGCCCCCGATGAAGCGGAGGCCCGCCGCAAGTTGGAATTGCTCAGTGATCGACTGCTGGCCAACCCGGTGATCGAGGACTGGACTCTGGAGCTGAACCACTCATGAGCATCGGGGTCATCGTTTTTCCGGGCTCGAACTGTGATCGGGACGTGCAATGGGCAACGGAGGGATGCCTGGGCTTGAGCACACGCCGGGTCTGGCATGAAGAGACCGACCTGAGCAGCTTTGACGCCATCGTTCTGCCTGGAGGGTTCAGTTACGGCGACTATCTGCGTTGCGGTGCCATTGCACGCTTCGCACCAGCCCTGCAATCGCTGATTGACTTTGCAGCCCGGGGCGGTCGCGTGCTCGGGATCTGCAACGGATTCCAGGTACTGACGGAACTTGGGCTGCTGCCCGGAGCACTGACCAGAAACCGGGATCTGCACTTCATCTGTGAGAACACGCCCCTCAAGGTTGTGAGTCAGCGCTCGGCCTGGATGCAGGGGTACAGCGACGGGGGCGGAACGCTGACCTTGCCGATCGCCCACGGGGAAGGCCGTTATCAGTGCAGTGATGACACGTTGAAACAGCTTCAGGACGAAGACGCCATTGCCCTCAGCTACGGCAACAATCCCAATGGATCAATCGCAGACATCGCCGGCATCACCAACACCAGCGGCAACGTTTTGGGCTTGATGCCCCACCCGGAACGGGCCTGTGATCCTGCGACTGGAGGAACCGACGGCCGACGCATGCTGGAGGCCCTGCTGGGCTGATGCAGAGCCGCCGGACGCTGCTGATCTCAGGGGCATCCACCATTGCATCCACTGTCGTCACGGCCCTGCTCCCCCCCCGGGCCATGAGCGCCCAGCGGAGGTTGGCACCGCTGAAACCTGGAGCACGCATCCGCGCCGTGAACCCCGGCACATGGATGGATCCAGACACCGATCTGAAACTCTTGCTCGAGCGCTGTGATGAACAGCGCTGGCATCTGGAGATCCCAGCAGCAGTCACCCGTCAGTGGCGCTATTTCTCCGGAACCGACCGGGAGCGGAGCAGCGATCTGACGGCTGCCTGGAATGATCCAACAGTTGATGCTGTGCTGACCGTCGGAGGTGGCTGGGGGGCCGCCCGCGTGCTCGAAGCCGGATTCCGCTTTCCACGACATCCAAAATGGAGCCTTGGGTTCTCTGACACCAGCTCCCTGCTGCTGGCCCAATGGGCCGCCGGCCTGCCTGGGGGGATCCATGGATCCAGCGGCGGCACAGATGCGCAGTGGCAACGGACGGTGGATCTGCTCCGTGGACGTCCGGTGGAACCTCTGCAGGGAGAGCCAAGACGGCGGGGGATCGCTCGCGGCCCTTTGGTTGTCACCAATCTGACCGTGGCGACCCATCTGATCGGAACGCGCTGGCTTCCCTCTTTGAAGGGGGCCATTTTGGTGCTGGAAGACGTTGGAGAAGCGCCCTACCGGGTGGACCGAATGCTGACCCAATGGCGCAGCGCTGGCCTTTTGCAGCACTTGGCGGGGGTGGCCTGCGGTCGCTTCAGCTGGGCAAAAGACGACATCCTCCCCGGTGATTTCACCATGGAGGAGATCCTTGAGGAACGCCTGGGCGATCTTGGCATTCCCCTAGTGCTCAATCTGCCGGTGGGCCATGGTCGCCCCAACGAGGCTTTACCTCTGGGATCACAAGCACAACTGGATGGCCAGCGGGGCCTTCTCAGCCTGATTCCCTGATCTGTTGGCAAAACGCTGGTCCTTCGGTGGCTTTGCCGCTAGCGATGGACCAAAGCAGCTGACCCTCGTGGCCGACCTCACCATCGCGAACACGGTGTCCGATCTGATCCTGGGTGATGTCCGCGAACATTTGCCGCTGGAGCGGATTCCCCTGCAGGGCGACGTGCTTGGGCTTGGGACCACGACCAGCATTGACAACGGAGAGCTGACCTTTCTGCAGGACAGCTCATCGACATCAGCCATCTGGCGTTGCGTGGCCCATGACGGCAGCATCATCAAACTCTCTCCTGGCGATGGGAGTGGTCACTTCCCATATGTGTGCTTCACAAGGGATGCATCCACCCTGCGTCGCCCTGTGGCGATTGAATCGCTCGGACCCACGGAGGAAGCGCCTCTGCAAAGACTGGTGGCAGAAGCAATCGCCCAGGGACAACGCTCCGGAACCCTTGAGTCGGCTCCCATCTACGGAGTGCGGATGTTGACCCACTGGCATGAACTCGTGATCACCGTGGCCTCCAAGCTCTGCATGGGTCAGCAGCGGCGCAACATGAAAGTCGCCGCAAGTGAAGCGGGATCATCAACCGCAGGTCAAAGCATCTACGACATGCTTCAGCACTACCGACTGGCGCCGCAACCTACGGAGAAAACCAACGATCCAATCCGCTATCTGGGACGCGCGATGCAGTGGGATTGCTGTGGTTTTTTTGACACCGAACCGGAGCTGGGGCGCGTCACCGTTCCTCAGCCAGGCGCCCACTTGCATCTCCATGGATGCAGCACTGATCTGGCCTATGGAGGACATCTTCACCATGAACATGCTTCAACCAGACTCAAACAATTGGAACGCCTTTGGCTGTATCCACTCCAGACTTTCAGTGCCCTTGGAAGCGATATGGCCGTTGAAGACTTGAGCTTCGACAACGGAATGATTCGTTTTCGTGTTGTGAATGCAGGGGAAATGGACGTGAGCGACGTTGGCGTGGCCGTTGTGATTAATGACCGCTACAGCTGTCGTCGTTACATCAGGATCCCCTGGTTAAGTGCAGGCGACGATGAGGAATTCACCTTGTCGTTATCCCTCCCAAGCGGCAAGCAGCTGATCACAGTGATCGCAGATCCTGAGGAGATTGTGATCGAAGCGGAGAACCGTAGGAACAACAATCGATTGGACTTGGAAGTCCAGATTCCATGAGCTTTGGCATCAATCATCCACAAAAAAAGGGGCCCCGAAGGGCCCCTGCTGGAGATTGATCTCTGAATCAGGCGGCGACAGCAGCCTTGGGATCGAGAGCACCCTTGGCGTACAGGCCGGCGAAGTGGGTGATGCTCTGCTGCTGGATCTTGCTGGCATTGCCGGCAGCCCAGAACTGCTGGTAGCGGTCGAGGCAGACCTGCTTCATGTACTTCCGCGCCGGCTTGTTGAAGTGGCGGGGATCGAAGTTGGCAGGGTCAGCCATGGCTGCCTCACGCACAGCGGCGGTGAAGGCCAGACGGTTGTCGGTGTCGATGTTCACCTTGCGCACACCATTGCGGATGCCCTCCTGGATCTCTTCAACGGGAACGCCGTAGGTCTCGGGGATGGAACCACCGTGCTTGTTGATCATCTCCAGCCATTCCTGGGGAACGGAGGAGGAGCCATGCATCACCAGGTGGGTGTTGGGGATGGCTTTGTGGATCTCAGCGATGCGGCTGATGGCCAGCACTTCACCCGTGGGCTTGCGGGTGAACTTGTAAGCGCCGTGGCTGGTACCGATAGCGATAGCCAGAGCATCACACTTGGTCTTAGCGACGAAGTCAGCTGCCTCAGCAGGATCGGTGAGCAGCATGTCTTTGGACAGCTCTCCCTCGAAACCGTGGCCGTCTTCGGCTTCACCCTTACCTGTTTCCAGGGATCCCAGACAACCCAGCTCACCCTCAACGCTCACACCGACGGAGTGGGCGAAGTCAACAACCTGCTTGGTGACGTTGACGTTGTAGTCGTAGCTGGCGGGAGTCTTGGCGTCGGCTTCCAGGGATCCGTCCATCATCACGGAGGTGAAACCGTTGATGGCAGCGGAATAGCAGGTGTCAGGAGCGTTGCCGTGGTCCTGGTGCATCACCACAGGGATGTGGGGATAGGTCTCGGTCGCGGCCAGGA contains these protein-coding regions:
- a CDS encoding thermonuclease family protein; this translates as MKRIAAALLMALALPLSSRAELQPVRVLSISNAQQLLVELDGQGRAVRLACLQAPRRSQTPWATRASVAISALVKVGDQALFELRSRDVYGRLVGRLLIDGEDLGAALIRQGAVVAWDGFLGRCDDLDYSVLETEAASAELGVWSAQPPLERPWDVMEREGGGEP
- the arsJ gene encoding organoarsenical effux MFS transporter ArsJ codes for the protein MKLSPLQQYGIVTANYWAFTLTDGALRMLVVFHFHQLGYTTLEIAALFLFYEFFGVVTNLYGGWIGARYGLRLTLWMGTLLQILALLMLIPVTAGWPKLLSVVYVMVAQAISGIAKDLNKMSAKSAIKTVVPETPEDEQQGQQKLFKWVAILTGSKNALKGVGFFLGGVLLTAFGFNAAVGWMAAGLALAFLLTLVLPGEIGKMKSKPAFAALFSKSQGINVLSLARFFLFGARDVWFVVALPVFLEASLGWSFWEIGGFLGLWVIGYGIVQGTAPGLRKLWGQTAPPGVSAVQFWSALLTAIPALIAVALWREVDVAVAITAGLAAFGVVFAMNSSIHSYMVLAYTDAESVSLNVGFYYMANAAGRLVGTMLSGAVFMLGKTEAAGMQACLWASSLLVLLSWVSSLRLPAVRNAPG
- a CDS encoding ArsJ-associated glyceraldehyde-3-phosphate dehydrogenase produces the protein MRIGINGFGRIGRLVFRALWGRPGIELVHVNDPAGDAATAAHLLEFDSVHGRWDRGIASSADGFTVEGSELTWSSEKDPTAVPWIDRGVEMVLEASGKIKTPETLNPYFEQVGLKRVVVACPVKGVVAGEEALNIVYGINHQLYEPARHKLVTAASCTTNCLAPVVKVVHENFGIEHGLITTIHDITNTQVPIDSFKSDLRRARSGLTSLIPTTTGSAKAIAMIFPELMGKLNGHAVRVPLLNGSLTDAVFELKQNVTVEQVNAAFKAAADGPLHGILGYEERPLVSCDYTNDNRSSIVDALSTMVVDDNQLKVFAWYDNEWGYSCRMADLTCHVVERES
- a CDS encoding helix-turn-helix transcriptional regulator; this encodes MQNTLNVEQSRQMLKALADPIRLKVIHALALGERCVCDLTGDLNLPQSKLSFHLRVLREAGLLTDRQSGRWIYYRLQPNALAALEAWLADLRLHCSQDAVPCQE
- a CDS encoding DUF938 domain-containing protein gives rise to the protein MDQRLFFPATERNRRPIGDLLSQLLPAAGAVLELASGSGEHAVCFQQRFTNLLWQASDPDPDHRASIDAWIRHQGLSNVMPAALNLDVEERPWPLPQTIGASLNAVVCINLLHISPANCTNAVLEESAVLLPSGAPLIIYGPFMRNGAHTSASNAAFDRSLRERNNQWGLREVSLVTSLAASAGFKTDDVVPMPANNLTLVLRRR
- a CDS encoding mechanosensitive ion channel family protein, which gives rise to MSEEVLASSHQALHNSALTTAEGMGLGELLIKILIGIAATLVLSFLCRKIFPRFTKRSKTNFDDFVLNALADSIIPFGIVVVLILTQKELGLPINVERAYDTALRLVGTIVLIRFVNRVGARFLTGVARRSGAEDLEHLFQSLLPLLRAVIWGIGTLVLLQSLGVKMTVIWGLLSAGGIGIGLALKEPAQELFAYMMILLDKPFTVGQFISVGSTSATVERIGVRSTHLRSLRGEQVVMSNSTLTGSTILNFAEMAQRRMIYSIGVTYDTTVDQMKSIPTMIQTIIDSQKHSTFNRCHFTEFADSSLNFELVYYIDTRDFTVALNDQQAINLAIMDAFARAGIEFAFPSQTLYLEGDSLTGKAS
- a CDS encoding Tat pathway signal protein; the encoded protein is MAVFSLPCSSCGTPVEIPGRYGFKLKNAGISNTVCTSCRQESFLASRRDNISQQITLGTSADQRRLIPFTAAVAALALLIGGVVWRSAAPTHQDALPVSESPSK
- the purS gene encoding phosphoribosylformylglycinamidine synthase subunit PurS → MPRFQARVLVRLRPSVLDPAGEAARGAAERLGVEGLSKLRIGKAVEIEIEAPDEAEARRKLELLSDRLLANPVIEDWTLELNHS
- the purQ gene encoding phosphoribosylformylglycinamidine synthase subunit PurQ, coding for MSIGVIVFPGSNCDRDVQWATEGCLGLSTRRVWHEETDLSSFDAIVLPGGFSYGDYLRCGAIARFAPALQSLIDFAARGGRVLGICNGFQVLTELGLLPGALTRNRDLHFICENTPLKVVSQRSAWMQGYSDGGGTLTLPIAHGEGRYQCSDDTLKQLQDEDAIALSYGNNPNGSIADIAGITNTSGNVLGLMPHPERACDPATGGTDGRRMLEALLG
- a CDS encoding LD-carboxypeptidase, encoding MQSRRTLLISGASTIASTVVTALLPPRAMSAQRRLAPLKPGARIRAVNPGTWMDPDTDLKLLLERCDEQRWHLEIPAAVTRQWRYFSGTDRERSSDLTAAWNDPTVDAVLTVGGGWGAARVLEAGFRFPRHPKWSLGFSDTSSLLLAQWAAGLPGGIHGSSGGTDAQWQRTVDLLRGRPVEPLQGEPRRRGIARGPLVVTNLTVATHLIGTRWLPSLKGAILVLEDVGEAPYRVDRMLTQWRSAGLLQHLAGVACGRFSWAKDDILPGDFTMEEILEERLGDLGIPLVLNLPVGHGRPNEALPLGSQAQLDGQRGLLSLIP
- a CDS encoding CARDB domain-containing protein — encoded protein: MAKRWSFGGFAASDGPKQLTLVADLTIANTVSDLILGDVREHLPLERIPLQGDVLGLGTTTSIDNGELTFLQDSSSTSAIWRCVAHDGSIIKLSPGDGSGHFPYVCFTRDASTLRRPVAIESLGPTEEAPLQRLVAEAIAQGQRSGTLESAPIYGVRMLTHWHELVITVASKLCMGQQRRNMKVAASEAGSSTAGQSIYDMLQHYRLAPQPTEKTNDPIRYLGRAMQWDCCGFFDTEPELGRVTVPQPGAHLHLHGCSTDLAYGGHLHHEHASTRLKQLERLWLYPLQTFSALGSDMAVEDLSFDNGMIRFRVVNAGEMDVSDVGVAVVINDRYSCRRYIRIPWLSAGDDEEFTLSLSLPSGKQLITVIADPEEIVIEAENRRNNNRLDLEVQIP
- the fba gene encoding class II fructose-bisphosphate aldolase (catalyzes the reversible aldol condensation of dihydroxyacetonephosphate and glyceraldehyde 3-phosphate in the Calvin cycle, glycolysis, and/or gluconeogenesis) — protein: MALVPLRLLLDHAAENGYGIPAFNVNNLEQVQAIMEAADETDSPVILQASRGARSYAGEIFLRHLILAATETYPHIPVVMHQDHGNAPDTCYSAAINGFTSVMMDGSLEADAKTPASYDYNVNVTKQVVDFAHSVGVSVEGELGCLGSLETGKGEAEDGHGFEGELSKDMLLTDPAEAADFVAKTKCDALAIAIGTSHGAYKFTRKPTGEVLAISRIAEIHKAIPNTHLVMHGSSSVPQEWLEMINKHGGSIPETYGVPVEEIQEGIRNGVRKVNIDTDNRLAFTAAVREAAMADPANFDPRHFNKPARKYMKQVCLDRYQQFWAAGNASKIQQQSITHFAGLYAKGALDPKAAVAA